TTAACCCCGGCGACCAGATCTGGGCTGTAAACAGTCTCGCCCACCGTCACGCTGGCGGCCGATTGAGTGATTACCGTAGAGCCTGCTGCGAGCGTGATATCCCGCGCCGATGTCGCTACCAGACTTTCCCGATTGTTCTCTTCGCCAACTGAGAGACCGCTGTCGTCGGGTTCATTACGTGCCAACCTCCCCCGCGCCTGCGCTACTGGTGCTGAGTGAGTCAACATATCGGTACGCATCAAGATTTCGCGCAATGCCGGAATATCATTACTCAATTGACCAGGGTACAAATTCGGCCCATTGCTCACTTGCGGCCAGGGCCGATTATTGACCAACATGTCACGCAATGCTTGATACATCTTGGTATATTGGGGGTGCTGCGGCACTAGTGAATTGACATAGCTCTGTAGCCTGTCCTGACGCACTGCCAACTGCCACTGGTTAATCACCGCGTTCGGCGGCAAACCTAGCTTGTAAGGTATGTTGCTGTACAGCCAACTGTTACCGTGGGTTCCTATAGCAGAAACAAATTGCAGATAGCCCAGCATGGCATCGGACAACACAATGTCACGCCCCACGTCATTAACTGCCGGATCGGTCAAACTTGTCACCCACTGGCTAAACTGTGGCTGTACGCCAGACATCGCCAACCCAGCCAACTGTTGTTGAAACTGCTGTATTGCCGCGCGATCACGCCACATCGGCTGCATATGATTCGCCGCATACAGAGGAGCCAGCGTTGAAAGATAATACACAGCCGTGCCTCGTGGTAATGCGGCAAGCAGCTCTGAACGGCTTTGCTCAATCGACATACTGGATAACGCCGCCGAAAACGCTGGCACGGTTGCCCATGCGGATAACGACAACGCAGCACTACAGGCGATTACGCCACTGAACGCCAAACGCCGTATTGAGTTTCCATTTTTAAGCACCTTGCCCCCTGTATGCTCACAAAAAATGCTTATGCTTTCAGTATACAAATAGAAAGGTTATTTTGTCCCGCGAGCGTTGAATAACCGTTGATTCCCGTTCTCATCAAAAAAACCGGTCTATTTACTGCTATGCGCACAAAAAAATAGCCTCCCAAGCTAGGGTGGCTATTTTCAGAGTTTAGCGCGTTTTTACTCTATGACGTTTCTACCGCTGCGCTGCCTGACACTGGCGGCTCGCTGGCAAAACCACGCAACCCCACCACATGCACATGCTCATGGTTTTGGAACACTTTGCGCACCAGCTTATAGGTGGTGCCTTTCTCCGGGCTGATATTCTCCGGCGCAGCGATGATCAACTGCATTTCTAGACGGTCACACAGCTCGAACAGCGTGGCGATGGACTTGGCGTCCAGACGCGCTGCCTCATCAAGGAACAATAGACGGCACGGCGAGATGTCTTTGCCGCGCAGACGGCGCGACTCTTCTTCCCAGCTCTGCACTACCATCACCAGAATCGACATCCCGGTACCGATCGCTTCCCCCGTGGATAAAGCACCGCTCTCTGCGCGCAGCCAGCCATCAGAACCACGGAATACCTCCACCTCCAGTTCAAGGTAGTTGCGGTAATCCAGCAGTGCTTCGCCGATGGTTTGCGGCGTACGCTGCCCCATATCGATCTGCGGGTTCAAGCGCTGATACAGTTTAGCCAGCGCCTCCGAAAAGGTTAGACGGTTACTGCTAAACAAATCCTGATGCTGTTCTTGCTGCTCGGAGAGCACGTCCAGCAAGGTGGCGTGTGCTTCACGCACATTGACGTTCAACCGCACACTTTTCACCTGACCAAAAGAGACCGCCTGTAAACCCTGGTTGAGCATGCGAATGCGGTTCTGCTCACGCTGGATGGTCTTGCGGATGATATTGGCCACGCTCTTGGCACTGATCGCCAGCTTTTGCTCACGGGCGGTCAGTTCCTCAGTCAGACGGCCCAGCTCGATTTCCATCTGTTCGATGGCTTCGACCGGATCGTCGGTGCGAATAATATCCTGACGAATACGTTCACGCAGATGCTGGTAAACAGCTATGTAGAACTGGATTTTGCGTTCCGGGTGCTTCGGATCTTCCGATAGACGCAGCACATCGCGCAGATGTTCGTTATCCGCCACCGCCAGACGCAGTGCACCGAGCGCCTTATCCGACATCGAACGCAAAGCGTCACCATCCATATAAGCCAGTTCGCGGCGGTGCAGACGGCGCTCCACACCATTGTCTTTCACCATGCGCATTACCGCACACCAGCCCGCCTTGGCGGTCACTACCTGCTCACGTAACTGATAGTAATCGCGCTCCAACTTGCGCAGTTTCTTCTGCAAGCTGTCCATTTCTGTTTCACAGAAGGTCAGTTGTTTCTCCAGTTGATTGCAGCGCGTGCGGTTGTTGCTCAGCGCCGCATGCAGTTCATCGCGGCGTTGGCGCGCACGTGCTTCAGCATTGGCGTCAGCCTGCACGCCGATATCCACCAGTTCCTGGCTCAACTCTTTCAGCATGTCGTGTTTGGCATCATAGGCACTTTTCAGTGAAGCCAGCACCTGGCTGAACTGAGTAAACTGAGTTTGGTATTGACGCAGTTGTTCACGGGTGCGGGTACGTTCCGCCTCCGCGTGTTCCAAACGCTGGCGCAACTTGTCGTTAAGATCATTGTCGGCGTTCAGCATGCCCGCCGAGTCGGTATAACTAAAGTGCGCACGGCGCTGCACCACTTCGGTCAGCGCAAACGCTTGCTGTTTGAGCTGGCACTGCACGTTCTGTGCCTGCGCATAGTCCTGCTGTAATTGTTGATGCTGCTGCGGATCGCTCTGCAACACCGGCAGCAACGGTTCCAGTTTGGTCAGGGATACGCCGTGCTGCTGAATATGACGCGCAGCATCCTGCGCCTGTTCCAGCTCTTCATGGATCTCCTCCACCCGATCCTGCAAAGTATCGTCATTGAGTAACGATACCCGTGGCATTAAGCGGTTCAGCGCGGAAATGCCCTCTTTCGCCTGCTCATACTGCTGGCGTTGCTGCTGGTTCTGTGCCTCATGAGTGTTTAGCGCACGTTCAATTTCACCGCGCCGAGCGTTCAGGCTACGGATTTCGGCTTCTGGATCGGCGTTAAATGCTACCGCCAGATGGCTACCGATAAAGCGGCTGAACGCCTGATGTGCACGCTGTGTTTTCTGGACGTCGAACGATAGCGTCGCGTAACGTTCCGCCAGCGTTTCGCGCTCGGCGTGCAGCACCTCCAAACGGTTTTCGCGCGCAGCGCGGCCAAACAACGGCACCTGTGGATAGCGCGAATAACGCCACTGACGGTCAGCGGTTTTTACCAAGACCGCCCGTTGCTGTTCTTCGACGGTGAACACGCTGTCATCGAACGACTGCGGATCCCCCTCGATCAGATAGAGATCTTCCGGGCAGTCTTCCAGACCTTCTAGCATCTCGCGTACCCGCGACAGATCCGGCACTACGATGGCATGGCGCGAAGGGCCGTACAGCGCCGAGAAATAAGGGGCGTCGTCAAGAGTGACATCGTCGTAGATTTCAGACAGCAGCACACCGCCAAAGCGTTCAGCCAGGGTAACCAGACGTGGGTCTTCGGCACCGTCTGGCTGACTGAGACGCTCGATCTGGGCTTCTACATCGCTTTTGCGCGCCGCCACCTCGTCGCGCTCAACGGTGGTTTCACGTTCGCGCTCCAGCAGTTGTTGCATGTACTCGGTCACCTGCTGGCTGCTTTCCAGTGGCTCACCGCTCTGCTCACAAAGCTGGCGCAAAGAATCTTGCGCCGCCAGCCACACCGGCGCACACGCCGTCAATTCACGAATACGCTGCTGAAGCTGTTCCAGTTCCTGACGCATGCCCATCCGCTGTTCGCCAGCCTCGCTAACGCTCTGCGACAGCGAGTCCAGGCGTTCCTCCAACTCTTGCAACAGCGCATCAAGATCGTCCGGCTGATAGTCTTGGCCGTGGCGTTTGCAGAACTCCTGCAACAACCGTTCGGCATCGTGCTGTAAACGCAAACGCTGTTCCAGTTCGCTCAGACGCAGGCGCAGCGGCTGCACGCGTTCGGCAAGATGTTGCTGCGCAGGCCAGTCACGCAGCAATTCACGTGCACACTGCCAAGCTTCACTGCGACTGACTTGCCCGGCAATTTTACCCACTAGTTGGTAAGCCTGTTCGAATTGGCCATGCGCGGCGTCGGCCACACTCAGTTTCTGCTCCAACATCAGCAAGGCTTCCGTCGCTTGCTGCTCGTGCGCTTGGAAAGTTTCCAGCCACTGTTCAGCATTATCGGCAGTCAGTTCCTGTAGCTGGCATAGGCTGCGGGCGCGCTCCAGCGCCTGCAACGCCTGCTGGTATTGAATGGCGCGGGTCTGCTGCACATCAAGCGCCTGTTGATAGTCGGCAAGTTGACTTTTCAGTTCATCCACTTCCAACTCAGCCGCCTCAGTGCGCGCTTCGTTTTCGGCTTGTTGCTCGCTGGCTTCGGCCACCACCTCACTCTGTTCTTCCAGACGGTAGGCCAGTTCTTCCAGATCGCTTTCATAACGCGAGATCTTTTCCTGTTGGCGCAGCGCCGTTTGCACCAGATTCAGGTGATCGCTGGCAGCTTGGTAATCGGTTTCCAGATCGGATTCCGCGCTGCTTTGCTCTACCAGTTCTCGCGCCATTTCCACATGGCGATACTGCTCGGCGGCCAGTTGTTGGCGGCTGCCCAGCAGATCGCTGCGCAATGTCAGCGCACCATCCAGATGAATACGGCGTTCGTTGGCATGACGCATGTAGTCCGCCGCCACATAGGAAGTAGCCTCAGAGATCAAATGTTTAAACAGGTCACGATCAGACTGGGTGACGCGGATTGCCTCCAGCGTCATACGGTTTTCACGCAGCGCGGCTTCCATATCCTGGAACGCCTTGCGCACGCCGCTGTTTTCCGGCAGCAAATAGTCACGCAGCGAGCGGGTGATGGCGCTGGAAATACCGCCGTACAATGAGGCTTCGATCAGGCGGTAGAATTTACTGCGATCGGCGGATGATCGCAGGCGTTTCGGGATCACTCCCAGATCGAACATTAGCGAGTGGTAATCGGTGATGGAGTTGAACTGCTTGAACTGTACCCCTTCCATCTCTTCCACGCGTTCTTTCAGCTCATGCAACGGCAGTACGCGTGCTTGGCGCTCGCCCACTGTCTGGGTCAAAAGCTCCGTTGGCTGTACCGCAATCGGCAGCCCCTGAATGGTGAAGGGTTTGATATCGACCTTGCGATCACGCCCCGCCACCTGCTGCAAACGCACACCAACCACCACACGCTGGTGGCGCGAGTTGACCACGTCAAGCGTGGAATAACAAACACCGGCACGCAGTTTGCCGTGCAAACCTTTGTCGCGCGATCCGTTGGTCGCACCGGCCTCGGTGGTGTTGCGAAAATGCAGCAGCGTCAGATCGGGGATCAATGCGGTGACGAAAGCCGCCATAGTGGTGGATTTCCCTGCGCCATTGCCGCCGGACAGCGTGGTCACCAACGCGTCCAAATCAAAGGTGCGGGCGAAAAAGCCGTTCCAGTTAACCAGCGTCAACGAGCGAAATTTACCGCGTTCAATCATTGCTGTTCATCCTCTGCACCGTCTGGAACATTATCAACCTGGTGATCTTCAGCATCATGGTCATCATTCAGCAACAGGCTGTGCTCAACCGGCAGCGCCTCACCATCGCGGATCATGCGCAACTGCGCTTCACGCGGATCATCACCGCTGCGCACATCGGCACCAAAGCGGAATACCGCCTCAGTGATACGGAACTTGCTGCTGTCATTGCCCATGAAATAGACCATGCCCAACCGACGCAGGCGGTTCAACGAGGTGCGTACTTTTTCGTGCAGCTTCTGACGATCAAGATCCGAGCCGCTAGAGCGCTGGTTAACAAACTTCAGCAACTTGCTCTCATCCGCCAAGCTCAGCAGCTCATCGTACAGTTCTTGATGGCTGAAGATACCTTCGTGTGCCAGACGCTCAGGGCTAAGATAGAGGTAGCACAGGATCTTGCCGACCATCATGTCCAGCTCTGACAACACCGAACGCGGGATCAAGGTGGTGGAGCGTGGGCGCAAATAGAAGAACCCTTCCGGCGCCCGAATCAACTCGACGCTATAGCGGTGGTAAAATTCTTCCAGTTCATCCTGAAAATCCATCAAGAAAGCGTGGTTGTCCAACTCATCGATACCGATGTGACGACCCGCACGCAGTTGGCTGTCCAACGCCGGAAACAGCGTATTGGATAATGCCTTGGCCAGTTTGACTGGCATGAGTTGTTCAATATTTGTCGATGACATGGGCCTGGATCTTGGCTCCGTAATCATTGATTGCCTGCCATTGCGCTGGCAATCCTGAAAAATCTGCTTCAGCCACACCAAGGCGCAGCGCCTGGTCGACCACTAAACGCGCTACGTCAAAATGACGCGCACGCGGATATTGCGCCAGATAATCGCGCATCACCGCCCCAAGATTGAGCGGCTTTTGCTGTTCCTGATAGATCTTCAGCGCCTGTTCAATCATCGCTGCCAACTGTTCACAGATCTCGCTGAACGCTTCAAACGCCAAGTCTGGCGGTAGCTCCCCGGTCACTTCTTCACTGCGTAGCGTTAGCTCTTCGTCGCGCATATCTAGCAGACGGGAGGCAGCGGCATGGGTCAGTGTCCACGGATGGTCAAAATAGTTTTGCACCGATTGGCGCAGACGTTGGGCAAACACACGGTTTTTATCCATATCGATGGCGGTTCGGATAAATTTGTGTACATGGCGGTCATAACCGATCCACAAGTCAATGGTCTGTTGGCCCCAACTGATGATGCGATCCAGCTTGCTTTGCAGATCGAACACCAGTTTATCGACGAAGCCCAGTTCCGCGCCGCCCTGGGTCGCGTCTTGGATACGCAGCAGGTGAGCCTGCAACTTATCGCCCGCCGCCTCCAGCGTATCTTGCAACTCGCGCAGGGTACCGGAGGTTTCTGACAGCAACATCTCGCAACTGGAAATTGCCGCCTGCCAATCCTGGTTCAGCAACGCCGCGATATCCGCCTTCACACTCTGCTGCTGTTCGTCCATTCCCCGTTGGGTCATATCGATACTGTCAAAGATCTCGGCCACCGAATATTTCAACGGCGCAAACACGTTGCGGTGCCAGTGGAAATCATCCCCCCCCTCTTCGGCAGCATCGGCGGCACGCTTGAGTTCCTGCGCTACAATTGACAGCTGCATCGACAGCCGCAGTGTGGAGAACTCACGCTGGCGAATATAATAGTCGGTAATGCCGATACCCAGTGGCGTTAGGCGGTAAATGGCGTTGCCGTCCGCCAGTTCGCTGGTAAAGCGGTTCAACAGGCGCTGGCGTACCATATCGTTGATCGCATTGTTGGCACGTATGGCGACCGTTTCATGCGTCTGTTCGAAACCCTTACTGACGTGGCGAAATGCATCAACCAGTTCACCTTCGCTGATTTCGCCGTCCAGCCGCTCGCCATTAAGGGTGGCGACAGCGAGCAGAAAGGCGAGACGCTCTGTAGGGAGCGAAATAGAGAAGTCATTTTTCCGTGCCCAGGCGACCAGTTCGGGTACGGTCTGGGAAAATTCACTCATAGTTCGTCCTTCAGGTTGGGTTTGTGCGCCATGACGTGGATATAGCGTCCCAAACTCACGTAAGGCTCCTGACGACAATAGTGCTGTTCAAGCGCCAGTAACTGTTCAAATTTTTGTGTCTGTAACTGTCTGCTTTGTAAATAATCGTGGAACACTCGCACGCCAGTTTTCCCACTGATGCGCATGCCCATCTGTTCCAGCCAGCCATATACCTGCAGCGGCTGCTGGGGATGTTGCGGCGACAGCGAGCGCTTTCTGCGTCTTCTGACCACCGGATCTACCAGTTGAAAATTACCCAATACCGCGTTGCGCATCACCAGGCCATTAGCGTTAAAGAACATCAGCGATAACGCGCCACCCGGCAGCAGACAGCCGAATAACTGCTGCAACGCCGCTTCGGGTTCAGCGATCCATTCAAGCACGGCATGAAACAATATCAGATCTACCGGCTGTGCTAAATGTTGAGCGATCTCCTGCGCCGAGCTTTGTATAAATTGCATGTTCTGGCTGACACCTTTCTGTTCAGCCAACTGTGCAGCACGCTGGATCATCTCACCAGAAAGGTCGCACAGCAGCACCTGATGGCCTGCCTGTGCCAACTGGCAGGCCATATGGCCTTCACCACCACCGGCATCAAGAATGCGTAGTGACCGCTGCGGTAACTGCGCCAATAGTGTGGTCAGATCTTGCCACACCACCGCCTGGCGAATTTTCCCTTTGGTGGTACCGTAAATATTATGCGCAAATTTTTCGGCAATATCGTCAAAATTGCGATCCTGCATGGGTTGCGGCTCCACTGATTCGGGGGACAAGGCATCGCCCATTCAAACCTGCTATTTTGGCACAGACTGGCTTAGAATGTATCTTCTTGCGACCGGTTTATGCTCTGATGCCGTTTTTTCGCCCAAGAGGATCTGATTTTGCTGCTGTTCAACCTGAAAAAACTCATTGGCGCACTGTTGATGCCGCTGCCCACGCTGCTGTTGCTGATGGGCCTGGCGCTGCTGTTGCTGTGGTGTACTCGCTGGCAAAAAAGTGGCAAAACGATTTTGACGCTCAGTTGGCTGTTGCTGTTGCTTTTCAGCCTGCACCCCGTGGCCGATCGGCTGCTGCGGCCGATCGAATCCGAATACCAGACCTACCGGGGCCATGATCCGGTGAACTATATCGTGGTGCTGGGGGGAAGCTATACCTTCAACCCAGACTGGGCACCGAGTTCAAACCTGATCGGTAACAGCCTGCCGCGCGTAACAGAGGGGGTAAGGTTATATCTCACCCATCCGGGTGCCAAGTTGGTGTTTACCGGCGCGCGTGGCGTAAATACACTCAGCAACGCCGCTACCGCCGCCCGAGTCGCGGAAAGTCTGGGCGTGCCATCGCGCGATATCCTTAGGCTGGATCGCCCATTGGACACCGAGCAAGAAGCCGGACAAGTGGCGGCGCTGGTCGGCAACCAGCCGTTTATACTGGTAACGTCAGCCAGCCATATGCCGCGAGCAATGCGTTTTTTCAAAGCCAAGGGGCTGCACCCCATCCCCGCACCAGCCAACCAACTGGCGATCAGCCCACCATTGAATACTTGGCAGCGCGTTATGCCTTCCTCCATGTTCCTCAGCCACAGCGAACACGCATGGTATGAGACTTTGGGTAGCCTGTGGCAGCGGTTAACAGGCACCGATGAGGCTGGTGGCGATGAGTCACACCCGGCGACATAAACTGTAGGCCAGCGGAATTTAGCGCAGGCTGTCGCGCACACGCTGTAGATCATCAGGCGTATCGACGCCCACGCTCGGTATGACCTTGGCAACCGCCACATGGATTTTTTCGCCGTACCATAGCACCCGCAACTGTTCCAACAATTCAATCTGTTCCAACTGACTCGGCTGCCAACTGACGTAACGGCGGACAAATCCAGCACGGTAGGCGTAAATGCCGATGTGCCGCAACAGGGTATCGCCAATGGTGTCTTGCGATGTGGCGAAGCCCTGACGATCCCAGGGAATAGTGGCGCGCGAAAAATAGAGCGCGTAGCCCTGCGCATCTATCACCACTTTAACCGCATTGGGGTTAAAGGCTTCTTCGGCACTGTTGATCGGCACCGCTAATGTGGCCATACCAGCGCAACTGGCGGCCAGATTTTCCGCCACCTGACGCACGATAAGCGGTGGGATCATCGGCTCGTCACCCTGCACATTGACAATGATCTGGTCATCGTCAAAGCCATAATGTTCAATCACTTCTGCCAAGCGTTCGGTGCCGGAATAGTGATCCAGACGGGTCATACAGATTTCACCGCCTGCGGCCTCAACCGCTTTGGCTACCTCTGGATGGTCGACCGCCACGATCACGCGGCTGGCACCGGATTCACGCGCTCGCTCCATCACATGCACCACCATCGGCTTGCCGTTAATATCGGCCAACGGTTTAGCAGGCAAACGGGTTGATGCATAGCGGGCAGGGATAATAGCGATGAAACTCATGCGTGCTTCTCATCCACACAGAGTGCACGCGCGGCATCTTCCAACAGCACTGGGATGCCATCGCGCAATGGATAAGCCAAGCCATCCACCTTGCAAATCAGTTCTTGGTTTTCTTTGTTGAAATAAAGATTACCGTTGCAGACCGGGCAAGCAACGATTTCGAGTAAACGGTGATCCATGTTTCCTCCAGGGTGGAGATACATTATTGGGAAAGTGAAGGTAGATGAGAGTAGCATAACAACGCGCCGCAGGTTAAGAGTCTATCCCTGTGGGCGTACATTGTGCATTGCCAGGGGGATGCGTGCGCTGATCCTGGGCGAGGGCAAAAGTTCGATTTATTCAACTAAGCCGTGCAAAATTTATTGTCCCCCATAACGACACCGTATTGTCATTTGTAGGGAGTGTTAGAAATTCCGTGTCATTCAAGTCAATATATAATCAAAAAGGAATGACACATGTCCCAACCCTTCAATTTCGATAAAGCCCTGAAAGCACGTCAGGATAGCCAGGCCTTGACGGGCAAAGATGGTATTTAACTCCGTTAATCAAGCCGTTGACGGAAACTGCTTTGGCCGCTGAATTTGACGCCCATCTGGCTCAATACCTTGAAGCCAATCGTAAAAACGGCTCGACCCCAAAAACAGTCATAACACCCACAGGCGCTTTTGAACTGGCCACGTATCGGGATCGCAACGGCTCTTTTGAACCTCAACGGGTGAAGAAACATCAGACCACGCTGTCCGATGAGATCGAACGCAAGATCATACGGATGTTTGCCCTCAGCATAAGTGACAAAACTATCAGTCAGGAAATTTCCGGCGGTTCCAGCGTACAACCCCAATGTGGGTTCTCCACTTGGTTACAAGCAGAGCGATGTCGCCGCAGAGCAATGGCATCTGCGAAGAGTTCCACAAAACGATGTTCTTAGTGGGCAATTTATGTTGAGAGTCGCCATCGATAAATGATGGTTGCAGTGATTTTTAGCGTGACACAGAGTGATGAACGCTTTCGAATGAACCGCGTGCCGAGCGCCCCACCGCTTCACCCAACTGCCATACCACCATCGCATAATAAGTGCTGTGGTTATAGCGAGTAATAGTGTAGAAGTTAGGCAGGCCGTACCAATACTGATAGCCAGTGCCGATATCCAGACGCAGTAGGCTAGCCTGATGATTGTCGCCCAACGATCCCTGTGGACTTAAACCCGCCGCTGCCAGGCTGTCGATCGGGTAACGAGTTTTGAAGCCATGCTCCAGCCCAGGAGCCTGACCATAAGCCTGTACCGCCACCGCTCCGCCTTTGACCCAGCCGTGCGCTTTGAAGTAGTTAGCAATACTGCCGATGGCATCCACCGGTTCCCACAGGTTAATATGACCGTCACCATCGAAGTCAACCGCGTAGCGCTTATATGAGGAAGGCATAAACTGGCCGTAGCCCATAGCGCCGGCAAATGAGCCGCGCAGTTCCAGCGGATCATTCCCCTCCGTGTGCGACATCAGTAGGAATGTCTCTAACTCGCCAACAAAATAGTCGGCGCGACGTGGATAGTCGAAGGCCAACGTTGCCAAGGCATCGATAACGCGGGTTTTCCCCATTACCTGCCCCCAACGAGTTTCAACCCCAATAATACCGACGATGATCTCCGGTGGCACACCATAGACCTGCCAAGCGCGTTGCAGGGCATCTTGATACTGGTTCCAGAACGCCACGCCGTTTTGCACGTTATCCGCTGTGATAAATTTGTTGCGGTAGCGCAACCAAAAGCCGTTAGGGCCAGCCGGTGCCTGTGTGGTGGGCGTTGGTGCTTGTTGTTCCATCTGCCGCAGCACCGAATCCAGCCGTTTGGTCTGCGCCAGCAAGTTGTGTAGCTGTTGGCGATCAAAACCGTGCTCCCGCACCATTTTATCAATAAAGCGCGCCGTATTTGGGTTGTAGGCGAAATCCCCACTTGGCAGTTTGCCACTGTGGGCAGGCGTCAGCAAAAAGCCGCCTTTCTCCGTGGTGCGCTGAGGCAGAGTGGTAGCCGTGCCGCAAGCAGCCAGCAAGGTGATCAGAGGGAGGAGAGCAACCAGATAACGCATCAGATATTCATACAACCCTGCAAGGAATAAGTGGGAACTATGTTAATCCATTGGTGCAGCGTGAACAAACAGGATT
The sequence above is drawn from the Serratia symbiotica genome and encodes:
- the mukB gene encoding chromosome partition protein MukB yields the protein MIERGKFRSLTLVNWNGFFARTFDLDALVTTLSGGNGAGKSTTMAAFVTALIPDLTLLHFRNTTEAGATNGSRDKGLHGKLRAGVCYSTLDVVNSRHQRVVVGVRLQQVAGRDRKVDIKPFTIQGLPIAVQPTELLTQTVGERQARVLPLHELKERVEEMEGVQFKQFNSITDYHSLMFDLGVIPKRLRSSADRSKFYRLIEASLYGGISSAITRSLRDYLLPENSGVRKAFQDMEAALRENRMTLEAIRVTQSDRDLFKHLISEATSYVAADYMRHANERRIHLDGALTLRSDLLGSRQQLAAEQYRHVEMARELVEQSSAESDLETDYQAASDHLNLVQTALRQQEKISRYESDLEELAYRLEEQSEVVAEASEQQAENEARTEAAELEVDELKSQLADYQQALDVQQTRAIQYQQALQALERARSLCQLQELTADNAEQWLETFQAHEQQATEALLMLEQKLSVADAAHGQFEQAYQLVGKIAGQVSRSEAWQCARELLRDWPAQQHLAERVQPLRLRLSELEQRLRLQHDAERLLQEFCKRHGQDYQPDDLDALLQELEERLDSLSQSVSEAGEQRMGMRQELEQLQQRIRELTACAPVWLAAQDSLRQLCEQSGEPLESSQQVTEYMQQLLERERETTVERDEVAARKSDVEAQIERLSQPDGAEDPRLVTLAERFGGVLLSEIYDDVTLDDAPYFSALYGPSRHAIVVPDLSRVREMLEGLEDCPEDLYLIEGDPQSFDDSVFTVEEQQRAVLVKTADRQWRYSRYPQVPLFGRAARENRLEVLHAERETLAERYATLSFDVQKTQRAHQAFSRFIGSHLAVAFNADPEAEIRSLNARRGEIERALNTHEAQNQQQRQQYEQAKEGISALNRLMPRVSLLNDDTLQDRVEEIHEELEQAQDAARHIQQHGVSLTKLEPLLPVLQSDPQQHQQLQQDYAQAQNVQCQLKQQAFALTEVVQRRAHFSYTDSAGMLNADNDLNDKLRQRLEHAEAERTRTREQLRQYQTQFTQFSQVLASLKSAYDAKHDMLKELSQELVDIGVQADANAEARARQRRDELHAALSNNRTRCNQLEKQLTFCETEMDSLQKKLRKLERDYYQLREQVVTAKAGWCAVMRMVKDNGVERRLHRRELAYMDGDALRSMSDKALGALRLAVADNEHLRDVLRLSEDPKHPERKIQFYIAVYQHLRERIRQDIIRTDDPVEAIEQMEIELGRLTEELTAREQKLAISAKSVANIIRKTIQREQNRIRMLNQGLQAVSFGQVKSVRLNVNVREAHATLLDVLSEQQEQHQDLFSSNRLTFSEALAKLYQRLNPQIDMGQRTPQTIGEALLDYRNYLELEVEVFRGSDGWLRAESGALSTGEAIGTGMSILVMVVQSWEEESRRLRGKDISPCRLLFLDEAARLDAKSIATLFELCDRLEMQLIIAAPENISPEKGTTYKLVRKVFQNHEHVHVVGLRGFASEPPVSGSAAVETS
- the kdsB gene encoding 3-deoxy-manno-octulosonate cytidylyltransferase; the encoded protein is MSFIAIIPARYASTRLPAKPLADINGKPMVVHVMERARESGASRVIVAVDHPEVAKAVEAAGGEICMTRLDHYSGTERLAEVIEHYGFDDDQIIVNVQGDEPMIPPLIVRQVAENLAASCAGMATLAVPINSAEEAFNPNAVKVVIDAQGYALYFSRATIPWDRQGFATSQDTIGDTLLRHIGIYAYRAGFVRRYVSWQPSQLEQIELLEQLRVLWYGEKIHVAVAKVIPSVGVDTPDDLQRVRDSLR
- a CDS encoding Trm112 family protein, with amino-acid sequence MDHRLLEIVACPVCNGNLYFNKENQELICKVDGLAYPLRDGIPVLLEDAARALCVDEKHA
- the elyC gene encoding envelope biogenesis factor ElyC, with amino-acid sequence MLFNLKKLIGALLMPLPTLLLLMGLALLLLWCTRWQKSGKTILTLSWLLLLLFSLHPVADRLLRPIESEYQTYRGHDPVNYIVVLGGSYTFNPDWAPSSNLIGNSLPRVTEGVRLYLTHPGAKLVFTGARGVNTLSNAATAARVAESLGVPSRDILRLDRPLDTEQEAGQVAALVGNQPFILVTSASHMPRAMRFFKAKGLHPIPAPANQLAISPPLNTWQRVMPSSMFLSHSEHAWYETLGSLWQRLTGTDEAGGDESHPAT
- the mukF gene encoding chromosome partition protein MukF yields the protein MSEFSQTVPELVAWARKNDFSISLPTERLAFLLAVATLNGERLDGEISEGELVDAFRHVSKGFEQTHETVAIRANNAINDMVRQRLLNRFTSELADGNAIYRLTPLGIGITDYYIRQREFSTLRLSMQLSIVAQELKRAADAAEEGGDDFHWHRNVFAPLKYSVAEIFDSIDMTQRGMDEQQQSVKADIAALLNQDWQAAISSCEMLLSETSGTLRELQDTLEAAGDKLQAHLLRIQDATQGGAELGFVDKLVFDLQSKLDRIISWGQQTIDLWIGYDRHVHKFIRTAIDMDKNRVFAQRLRQSVQNYFDHPWTLTHAAASRLLDMRDEELTLRSEEVTGELPPDLAFEAFSEICEQLAAMIEQALKIYQEQQKPLNLGAVMRDYLAQYPRARHFDVARLVVDQALRLGVAEADFSGLPAQWQAINDYGAKIQAHVIDKY
- the cmoM gene encoding tRNA uridine 5-oxyacetic acid(34) methyltransferase CmoM; the encoded protein is MQDRNFDDIAEKFAHNIYGTTKGKIRQAVVWQDLTTLLAQLPQRSLRILDAGGGEGHMACQLAQAGHQVLLCDLSGEMIQRAAQLAEQKGVSQNMQFIQSSAQEIAQHLAQPVDLILFHAVLEWIAEPEAALQQLFGCLLPGGALSLMFFNANGLVMRNAVLGNFQLVDPVVRRRRKRSLSPQHPQQPLQVYGWLEQMGMRISGKTGVRVFHDYLQSRQLQTQKFEQLLALEQHYCRQEPYVSLGRYIHVMAHKPNLKDEL
- the mukE gene encoding chromosome partition protein MukE, with amino-acid sequence MSSTNIEQLMPVKLAKALSNTLFPALDSQLRAGRHIGIDELDNHAFLMDFQDELEEFYHRYSVELIRAPEGFFYLRPRSTTLIPRSVLSELDMMVGKILCYLYLSPERLAHEGIFSHQELYDELLSLADESKLLKFVNQRSSGSDLDRQKLHEKVRTSLNRLRRLGMVYFMGNDSSKFRITEAVFRFGADVRSGDDPREAQLRMIRDGEALPVEHSLLLNDDHDAEDHQVDNVPDGAEDEQQ